From Streptomyces sp. Edi4, one genomic window encodes:
- a CDS encoding STAS domain-containing protein translates to MHPLTDRPGWQVAGEVNLLTRPAWERTLHHLALSDEEACHLQLSAVTFVDVAGASALAVTAQGLPQGRRIVLEEPPNTLRRVLDLFWPDLCTVEVMER, encoded by the coding sequence GTGCATCCGCTGACGGACCGGCCGGGCTGGCAGGTGGCGGGTGAGGTCAATCTGCTGACCCGCCCCGCCTGGGAGCGGACGCTGCACCACCTTGCCCTGAGCGATGAAGAGGCGTGCCACTTGCAACTTTCCGCGGTCACCTTCGTCGACGTCGCCGGCGCTTCGGCACTGGCGGTGACCGCCCAGGGGCTTCCACAGGGGCGACGTATCGTGCTCGAAGAGCCTCCCAATACCCTGCGGCGCGTGCTGGACTTGTTCTGGCCGGACCTGTGCACCGTCGAGGTGATGGAGCGATGA
- a CDS encoding divalent metal cation transporter, giving the protein MTRDLDPTTATTPTAPDTVAVGTAPTTRPRGLRGRWQRLALVATVAGPGLVAANAGNDAAGIATYASAGSQYTYGTLFFMVLVTVALVMVQEMAVRLGAYTGKGLGALIREQFSLRLTALALGCLLLANTGLVVSEFAGIGAAFELLGAPKWAVIPPAALLLWSLVLFGSYRYAERIFLLMSLVFFAYPIAMILGHPQWGQVGSHLVIPHFEPSKAFILLGVALIGTTVSPYMQFYAAAGVVDRGTKPGDYRLIRADAIFGAVFACVISLTIIIATAAAIGGTGPLESAAQAASALKPVAGQDAELLFAFGLVGASALAGAVVPLSASYAIGEAAGVERSVSRSFRDAPLFLGLFTAQIVLGAAVAMTPVDVIQLLIGTQVLQGLISPIVLVYLLILTNRRSLLGDAANSPRYRIAATVVVVGVGGMSTILLVQTVLGWFGLG; this is encoded by the coding sequence GTGACCCGCGACCTCGATCCCACCACCGCCACCACACCGACGGCCCCGGACACCGTCGCCGTGGGCACGGCCCCGACGACGCGGCCACGGGGGCTGCGCGGCCGATGGCAGCGCCTGGCGCTCGTGGCGACGGTCGCCGGCCCCGGCCTTGTCGCCGCGAACGCCGGCAACGACGCCGCCGGCATCGCCACCTACGCCAGCGCCGGCTCCCAGTACACCTACGGCACCCTGTTCTTCATGGTCCTGGTCACCGTCGCCCTGGTGATGGTCCAGGAGATGGCCGTACGCCTGGGCGCGTACACCGGCAAGGGTCTGGGCGCACTGATCCGCGAGCAGTTCAGCCTGCGTCTGACGGCGCTGGCGCTGGGCTGCCTACTGCTGGCCAACACCGGCCTGGTGGTCTCCGAGTTCGCCGGGATCGGCGCCGCCTTCGAACTCCTCGGCGCCCCCAAATGGGCTGTGATCCCGCCTGCGGCACTGCTGCTGTGGTCCTTGGTACTGTTCGGCTCCTACCGCTACGCCGAGCGGATCTTCCTGCTGATGTCGTTGGTGTTCTTCGCCTACCCCATCGCCATGATTCTCGGCCACCCGCAGTGGGGCCAGGTCGGATCCCATCTGGTCATCCCGCACTTCGAGCCCAGCAAGGCGTTCATCCTGCTCGGCGTCGCCCTCATCGGCACCACTGTCAGCCCCTACATGCAGTTCTACGCCGCAGCCGGCGTCGTCGACCGCGGCACCAAGCCCGGGGACTACCGCCTCATCAGGGCCGACGCGATCTTCGGCGCGGTATTCGCCTGCGTGATCAGTCTGACCATCATCATCGCCACGGCCGCCGCCATCGGTGGCACCGGTCCGCTGGAGTCCGCCGCCCAGGCCGCCTCCGCGCTCAAGCCGGTCGCCGGACAGGACGCCGAACTGCTCTTCGCCTTCGGTCTGGTCGGCGCCTCCGCGCTCGCCGGCGCCGTCGTGCCGCTGTCGGCCAGCTACGCGATCGGCGAGGCCGCCGGGGTGGAACGTTCGGTCTCCCGCAGCTTCCGCGACGCACCCCTGTTCCTCGGCCTGTTCACCGCGCAGATCGTGCTCGGCGCGGCCGTCGCGATGACCCCGGTCGACGTCATCCAGTTGCTGATCGGCACCCAGGTCCTGCAAGGGCTGATCAGCCCCATCGTGCTGGTCTACCTGCTCATTCTCACCAACCGCCGCAGCCTGCTCGGCGACGCGGCCAATTCCCCCCGGTACCGGATCGCCGCCACCGTAGTGGTCGTCGGTGTCGGCGGCATGTCCACCATCCTCCTGGTCCAGACCGTCCTGGGCTGGTTCGGCCTCGGCTGA
- a CDS encoding IS5 family transposase (programmed frameshift) produces MVGIVERLAPEELWELFQRVVPEAPSRPQGGGRRRHGDREVLAAIVFVATSGCTWQQLPSASFGPSGATAHRRFSEWSKARVWAKLHRLVLDELGARGELDWSRCAIDSVNMRALKGDLTGPNPVDRGKYGSKIHLITERSGLPISVGISGANLHDSQALIPLVKGIPPIRSRRGPRRRKPGKLHADKGYDYAHLRQWLRERGITHRIARKGVESSQRLGRHRWTVERTMAWLAGCRRLHRRYERKADHFLAFTSLACTLICYRRLAK; encoded by the exons ATGGTGGGGATCGTTGAGCGGCTGGCGCCGGAAGAGTTGTGGGAGTTGTTCCAGCGGGTGGTGCCGGAGGCGCCGTCTCGGCCGCAGGGCGGTGGTCGGCGTCGGCACGGCGACCGGGAAGTGCTGGCCGCGATCGTCTTCGTGGCTACGTCGGGTTGTACCTGGCAGCAGCTGCCTTCGGCGTCGTTCGGCCCGTCCGGAGCGACCGCCCACCGGCGGTTCTCGGAGTGGTCGAAGGCCAGAGTGTGGGCCAAGCTCCACCGCCTGGTCCTCGACGAACTCGGCGCCCGCGGCGAGTTGGACTGGTCGAGGTGCGCGATCGACTCGGTGAACATGCGGGCCCTG AAGGGGGACCTGACAGGTCCGAATCCTGTCGACCGGGGCAAGTACGGCTCGAAGATCCACCTGATCACCGAACGGTCCGGTCTGCCCATATCCGTCGGCATCTCCGGGGCCAACCTGCATGACAGCCAAGCCCTGATCCCGCTCGTGAAGGGCATCCCGCCGATCCGCTCGCGCCGCGGCCCGCGACGGCGCAAGCCCGGCAAACTCCACGCCGACAAGGGATATGACTACGCCCACCTGCGGCAATGGTTACGCGAACGCGGCATCACCCACCGCATCGCCCGCAAGGGAGTCGAGTCCTCACAGAGGCTGGGCCGCCATCGCTGGACCGTGGAGCGGACCATGGCCTGGCTCGCCGGCTGCCGCCGCCTCCACCGACGCTACGAACGCAAGGCCGACCACTTCCTAGCCTTCACCAGCCTCGCCTGCACCCTCATCTGCTACCGCCGACTCGCCAAATGA
- a CDS encoding IS5 family transposase (programmed frameshift): MVGIVERLVPDELWELFQRVVPEAPSRPQGGGRRRHGDREVLAAIVFVATSGCTWQQLTSASFGPSGATAHRRFSEWSKARVWAKLHRLVLDELGARGELDWSRCAIDSVNMRALKGDLTGPNPVDRGKYGSKIHLITERSGLPISVGISGANLHDSQALIPLVKGIPPIRSRRGPRRRKPGKLHADKGYDYAHLRQWLRERGITHRIARKGVESSQRLGRHRWTVERTMAWLAGCRRLHRRYERKADHFLAFTSLACTLICYRRLAK; encoded by the exons ATGGTGGGGATCGTTGAGCGGCTGGTGCCGGACGAGTTGTGGGAGTTGTTCCAGCGGGTGGTGCCGGAGGCGCCGTCGCGGCCGCAGGGCGGTGGTCGGCGTCGGCACGGCGACCGGGAAGTGCTGGCCGCGATCGTCTTCGTGGCTACGTCGGGTTGTACCTGGCAGCAGCTGACTTCGGCGTCGTTCGGCCCGTCCGGAGCGACCGCCCACCGGCGGTTCTCGGAGTGGTCGAAGGCCAGAGTGTGGGCCAAGCTCCACCGCCTGGTCCTCGACGAACTCGGCGCCCGCGGCGAGTTGGACTGGTCGAGGTGCGCGATCGACTCGGTGAACATGCGGGCCCTG AAGGGGGACCTGACAGGTCCGAATCCTGTCGACCGGGGCAAGTACGGCTCGAAGATCCACCTGATCACCGAACGGTCCGGTCTGCCCATATCCGTCGGCATCTCCGGGGCCAACCTGCATGACAGCCAAGCCCTGATCCCGCTCGTGAAGGGCATCCCGCCGATCCGCTCGCGCCGCGGCCCGCGACGGCGCAAGCCCGGCAAACTCCACGCCGACAAGGGATATGACTACGCCCACCTGCGGCAATGGTTACGCGAACGCGGCATCACCCACCGCATCGCCCGCAAGGGAGTCGAGTCCTCACAGAGGCTGGGCCGCCATCGCTGGACCGTGGAGCGGACCATGGCCTGGCTCGCCGGCTGCCGCCGCCTCCACCGACGCTACGAACGCAAGGCCGACCACTTCCTAGCCTTCACCAGCCTCGCCTGCACCCTCATCTGCTACCGCCGACTCGCCAAATGA
- a CDS encoding helix-turn-helix transcriptional regulator encodes MESKNELGDYLRARRAAVAPADVGLPDDGPRRVPGLRRDEVALLAGMSTDYYIRLEQGRERHPSEQVLRAIAGTLRLDAAATTHLFRLALSVVGTQAAPTTVAPELLRLMDSMRDAPAFVVGAAQDVLAANAMARELYRGFARYDNLLRMIFLDPFAREFYADWDRAARIAVGNLRASSSQFPQDERIERVVGELSVRSPAFTGLWARYEVRPRTHEDKHFRHPRVGEMRLHFEALAVTSAPGQHLSVYSAEPGSASADALVLLGRLSEQEAALTDRTDLTDRTDLTALTDRTDPVEEGESRS; translated from the coding sequence ATGGAAAGCAAGAACGAACTCGGTGATTACCTGCGCGCCCGTCGCGCGGCGGTCGCACCGGCGGATGTCGGCCTGCCCGACGACGGGCCCCGACGGGTGCCGGGGCTGCGGCGCGATGAAGTGGCACTGCTGGCCGGGATGAGCACGGACTACTACATCCGGCTGGAACAGGGCCGCGAGCGGCACCCGTCCGAGCAGGTGCTGCGCGCGATCGCCGGGACACTGCGGCTGGACGCCGCGGCGACCACCCATCTCTTCCGGTTGGCCCTGTCTGTCGTCGGGACGCAGGCTGCCCCGACGACCGTCGCGCCTGAGTTGCTGCGGTTGATGGACAGCATGCGTGACGCGCCGGCCTTCGTGGTCGGGGCGGCGCAGGACGTGCTGGCGGCCAACGCGATGGCGCGGGAGCTGTACCGCGGCTTCGCCCGGTACGACAACCTGCTGCGGATGATCTTCCTGGATCCCTTCGCGCGCGAGTTCTACGCCGACTGGGACCGCGCGGCAAGGATCGCGGTGGGCAACCTGCGGGCGTCCTCCTCACAGTTCCCGCAGGACGAGCGGATCGAGCGGGTCGTCGGCGAGCTGAGCGTGCGCAGCCCCGCCTTCACGGGCCTGTGGGCGCGCTACGAGGTCCGTCCTCGTACGCACGAGGACAAGCACTTCCGGCACCCGCGAGTTGGGGAGATGCGGCTGCACTTCGAGGCGCTTGCCGTCACCAGCGCCCCCGGACAGCACCTGTCCGTCTACAGCGCGGAACCCGGCAGCGCCAGCGCCGACGCCCTGGTCCTGCTTGGCCGGCTGTCCGAGCAGGAGGCGGCCCTGACGGACCGGACAGACCTGACGGACCGGACAGACCTGACGGCCCTGACGGACCGGACCGATCCCGTGGAAGAAGGAGAATCTCGATCATGA
- a CDS encoding CBS domain-containing protein encodes MTASDRLRGRRVHLERRATATKAVRASLVSLAGLIGCPVTNQADEEVGRVVDVVARLYGADPYPPVAGLVVRVGRRQAFLTANAVAKIHTAGVSLSTARVDLREYERRPGEVLLARDVLDHQLVDVDGVQVTRAADLYLAPLVGRVVLVGVDVSLPTLLRRLGPRRWRARPTPERVLDWQAVAPFAEHATDGPAEVRLRASRSALHRLRPADLADVLEDLGRSERQQLLGWLDPAQAADALEEMEPAELENLLREAPPEHAARLVEEMEPDEAVDALRDLHADERERLLARMPHDDAAGLRGLLAHREGTAGGAMTTTVVIARREQTVGHVRAELAGQAEHRTEIDAVAVVDTDGRLVADIALFDLAVAEDTTAVGDLTDWLAQFGPPVTVRPDTRINQAAELLVAARFSSLLVIDDLGRPLGRILADDVLDALLPERGRLHFRRFLQ; translated from the coding sequence ATGACCGCATCTGACCGTCTGCGAGGCCGCAGGGTTCATCTGGAACGCCGCGCGACCGCTACCAAGGCTGTGCGGGCCTCGCTGGTGTCGCTGGCTGGTCTGATCGGTTGCCCAGTCACCAACCAGGCCGACGAAGAGGTCGGCCGCGTCGTGGACGTGGTCGCCCGTCTCTACGGCGCCGACCCCTACCCTCCGGTCGCCGGTCTGGTCGTCCGGGTCGGTCGCCGCCAAGCGTTCCTCACCGCGAACGCGGTCGCGAAGATCCACACAGCGGGGGTGTCGTTGTCCACCGCCCGGGTGGACCTGCGCGAGTACGAACGCCGCCCCGGCGAGGTGTTGCTCGCCCGGGACGTGCTGGACCACCAACTCGTCGACGTCGACGGCGTCCAGGTCACCCGCGCCGCCGACCTCTACCTCGCGCCGCTGGTCGGCCGGGTCGTGCTGGTCGGGGTGGACGTTTCCCTGCCCACCCTCCTGCGTCGCCTGGGCCCCCGCCGTTGGCGGGCCCGCCCGACTCCGGAGCGGGTGCTGGACTGGCAGGCCGTCGCGCCATTCGCCGAGCACGCAACCGACGGTCCGGCCGAGGTCCGGCTGCGGGCCTCGAGGTCCGCGCTGCACCGGTTGCGGCCCGCTGACCTCGCCGATGTCCTGGAAGATCTCGGCCGCAGCGAGCGCCAGCAGTTGCTGGGCTGGCTGGACCCCGCCCAGGCGGCTGACGCGCTGGAGGAGATGGAACCGGCCGAGCTTGAGAATCTGCTGCGCGAGGCGCCGCCTGAGCACGCCGCGCGTCTGGTGGAGGAGATGGAGCCGGACGAGGCCGTCGACGCCCTGCGCGACCTGCACGCCGACGAACGCGAACGGTTGCTGGCCCGGATGCCGCACGACGACGCCGCCGGACTGCGCGGGCTGCTGGCCCACCGGGAGGGCACGGCCGGAGGCGCGATGACCACCACGGTGGTCATCGCCCGACGCGAGCAGACCGTCGGGCACGTGCGCGCGGAACTGGCCGGGCAGGCCGAGCACCGCACCGAGATCGACGCCGTCGCCGTGGTGGACACCGACGGACGTCTGGTCGCCGACATTGCCCTGTTCGACCTGGCGGTCGCCGAGGACACCACCGCAGTGGGCGACCTGACCGACTGGCTCGCCCAGTTCGGTCCACCGGTGACCGTCCGCCCCGACACCCGCATCAACCAGGCCGCCGAACTGCTGGTGGCCGCCCGCTTCTCCTCCCTGCTCGTGATCGACGACTTGGGCCGGCCGCTCGGGCGGATCCTGGCCGACGATGTACTGGACGCTTTGCTGCCCGAGCGCGGGCGCCTGCACTTTCGGAGGTTCCTGCAGTGA
- a CDS encoding S1 family peptidase has translation MQNAAEAATPTPARSAAWAGRLAHRIDTTLAGRTAGSYYDAKSKQLIVNVLDAATADSVRKSGAEPRTVKHSMAQLNSAREVLKEQASIPGTAWSMDPVSNKIVVKADRTVSGDRLTKLSQAVRSLGDRATLKRTAGRFQPLIAGGDAIWGSDARCSLGFNVTVGGQPYFLTAGHCGNVVSNWSDQQGGSEIAVTEASTFPGHDYALVRYTSDIDHPSAVDLYDGTSRQIDSAANATVGEQVQRSGSTTGVNGGQVTGLDATVTYEEGQVNGLIDTTVCAEPGDSGGSLFDGSTALGLTSGGSGDCTSGGETFFQPVPDALAAYGAQIG, from the coding sequence ATGCAGAACGCCGCCGAGGCCGCTACGCCCACTCCCGCCCGGTCCGCCGCCTGGGCCGGGCGACTGGCCCACCGGATTGACACCACCCTCGCAGGTCGCACGGCGGGCTCGTACTACGACGCCAAAAGCAAGCAGTTGATCGTGAACGTGCTCGACGCGGCAACTGCCGACAGCGTGCGGAAGTCGGGTGCCGAGCCTCGAACCGTCAAGCATTCGATGGCACAGCTCAACTCGGCGCGAGAGGTGCTGAAAGAGCAGGCTTCCATACCGGGAACAGCGTGGTCGATGGACCCGGTCAGCAACAAGATCGTCGTGAAGGCCGACCGAACCGTCAGCGGCGACCGGCTCACCAAGCTGAGCCAGGCGGTCCGGAGCCTCGGTGACAGGGCCACATTGAAAAGAACGGCCGGACGCTTCCAGCCGCTCATCGCGGGCGGCGACGCGATCTGGGGCAGCGATGCGCGCTGCTCGCTCGGTTTCAACGTCACCGTCGGCGGCCAGCCATACTTCCTGACCGCCGGGCACTGCGGCAACGTGGTCTCCAACTGGTCTGACCAGCAGGGCGGTTCGGAGATCGCCGTCACCGAGGCCTCCACCTTCCCGGGACACGACTACGCGCTCGTGCGTTATACGAGTGACATCGACCATCCCAGCGCCGTGGATCTGTACGACGGGACCTCCCGGCAGATCGACTCCGCCGCGAATGCCACCGTCGGCGAGCAGGTCCAGCGCAGTGGCTCCACCACCGGAGTCAACGGCGGCCAGGTCACCGGCCTCGACGCCACCGTGACATACGAGGAGGGCCAGGTGAACGGCCTCATCGACACCACTGTCTGCGCGGAACCCGGCGACAGCGGAGGCTCGCTCTTCGACGGCAGTACGGCACTGGGCCTCACCTCGGGCGGCAGCGGTGACTGCACCTCGGGTGGCGAGACGTTCTTCCAGCCGGTCCCGGACGCGCTCGCGGCGTACGGCGCACAGATCGGCTGA
- a CDS encoding alpha/beta hydrolase, translating to MLLPSDESGRGRPVVLLHARPTDRTMWGAHLPLLADAGVRAIALDLPGHGDAVVPEGREVAPWTDVLDTLDHLGADRFVLAGNSLGALVALQAAVTAPERIEGLVLVGYRPHDQLASPRLRAAWDAERTALAAGDLDAAVAAGVEAWTSAGATDEVRAHAARMLRGRLIEQLAHGEPTLAADPLGEGTAALRTLSVPALVGVGEHDMPDFFEGGEGLARDLDAEQTVVIPGAGHLAPLEQPSAFCTLLLDFIRRLPHSTCHSRPARISREA from the coding sequence ATGCTGTTGCCCTCCGACGAGAGTGGCCGAGGCCGCCCCGTGGTCCTGCTGCACGCCCGTCCTACCGACCGCACGATGTGGGGCGCCCACCTTCCGCTGCTCGCCGATGCGGGCGTGCGGGCCATCGCCCTGGACCTGCCAGGCCACGGCGACGCGGTCGTGCCCGAAGGCCGTGAAGTCGCCCCCTGGACGGACGTACTCGACACGCTCGACCACCTCGGGGCTGACCGCTTCGTCCTGGCCGGGAACTCCCTCGGCGCCCTGGTGGCGCTCCAGGCCGCTGTCACGGCACCCGAGCGGATCGAGGGCCTGGTGCTCGTCGGGTACCGGCCCCACGACCAGCTCGCCTCCCCACGTCTGCGAGCCGCCTGGGACGCCGAAAGGACGGCGCTGGCCGCCGGAGACCTGGACGCGGCGGTGGCGGCCGGCGTCGAGGCGTGGACCTCGGCCGGCGCGACCGACGAAGTACGCGCTCACGCGGCCCGGATGCTTCGCGGCCGGCTCATCGAACAACTCGCCCATGGCGAGCCGACATTGGCGGCGGACCCGCTGGGCGAGGGAACGGCAGCGCTGCGCACACTGAGCGTTCCCGCCCTGGTCGGCGTCGGCGAACACGACATGCCCGACTTCTTCGAGGGAGGCGAAGGACTGGCCCGTGACCTCGACGCCGAGCAGACCGTGGTCATCCCCGGCGCAGGGCACCTCGCGCCGTTGGAACAACCCTCCGCGTTCTGCACCCTGCTCCTGGACTTCATCCGCCGTCTCCCGCATTCGACGTGTCACTCGCGGCCGGCTCGGATCAGCCGGGAAGCTTGA
- a CDS encoding aldo/keto reductase codes for MITSLGDAVGTFEIAGKKVARLGFGAMRLTGLGVWGEPDDRQECVRVLRRAVELGVQLIDTADSYGPYVSEEIIREAIHPYRDDVLIATKAGLTRNGPDVIRTDEGMVRLGPAAWPPVGRPEYLRQQALMSLRRLGVDHIDLFQLHRVDPKVPLEDQVGELKRLQDEGKIVAVGLSQVTVGQIEQARAVVEIATVQNRYNLTDRGSADVLEYCTRHGIGFIPWAPVAAGALARPGGPVDRIATTHHACPSQVALAWLLARCEVVLPIPGTSKVAHLEENLAAAALQLSDAETDELTAAV; via the coding sequence ATGATCACGTCGCTGGGCGACGCCGTCGGCACTTTTGAGATAGCCGGCAAGAAAGTCGCCCGTCTCGGTTTCGGGGCCATGCGCCTGACCGGACTCGGGGTGTGGGGTGAACCCGACGACCGTCAGGAGTGCGTCCGCGTGCTGCGCCGCGCCGTCGAACTCGGCGTGCAGCTGATCGACACCGCGGACTCCTACGGACCGTATGTGAGCGAGGAGATCATCCGGGAGGCGATCCATCCCTACCGCGACGACGTGCTGATCGCGACCAAGGCCGGGCTCACCCGCAACGGACCCGATGTGATCAGGACCGACGAGGGAATGGTGCGCCTGGGTCCGGCGGCGTGGCCGCCCGTCGGGCGTCCGGAGTACCTGCGGCAGCAGGCCCTGATGAGTCTGCGCCGGCTCGGCGTGGATCACATCGACCTGTTCCAGTTGCACCGGGTCGATCCGAAGGTCCCTTTGGAGGACCAGGTTGGCGAGCTGAAGAGGCTCCAGGACGAGGGAAAGATCGTCGCGGTCGGACTGTCCCAGGTCACCGTCGGTCAGATCGAGCAGGCTCGCGCGGTCGTGGAGATCGCCACTGTCCAGAACCGTTACAACCTCACCGACCGCGGCTCCGCCGACGTCCTGGAGTACTGCACCCGTCACGGCATCGGCTTCATCCCCTGGGCGCCGGTGGCCGCCGGTGCGCTGGCCCGCCCCGGTGGCCCGGTCGACCGGATCGCGACCACTCACCACGCCTGCCCGTCGCAGGTGGCGTTGGCCTGGCTGCTCGCCCGCTGCGAGGTCGTCCTGCCCATCCCCGGCACCTCCAAGGTCGCGCACCTGGAGGAGAACCTGGCTGCGGCGGCCCTGCAACTGAGCGACGCGGAAACCGACGAACTGACCGCCGCGGTGTGA
- a CDS encoding putative quinol monooxygenase, whose translation MPQPFALVGIARPKPEHAEELKQLLLSFVEPTRQESGCLEYHFHEDRNAPGIFVFYEAWRSQADLDAHLALPHMQAFWERRMDYLETDLDVRFLAMHSPYQPAGRTGARSPAPQ comes from the coding sequence ATGCCTCAGCCATTCGCACTCGTCGGCATTGCTCGCCCCAAACCCGAACACGCCGAGGAGTTGAAGCAGCTTCTGCTCTCGTTCGTCGAGCCGACCCGGCAGGAGTCCGGCTGCCTGGAGTACCACTTCCACGAAGATCGCAATGCCCCCGGCATCTTCGTCTTCTACGAGGCCTGGCGCTCCCAGGCCGATCTCGACGCCCACCTCGCCCTCCCCCACATGCAAGCCTTCTGGGAGCGGCGCATGGACTACCTGGAGACCGACCTCGACGTCCGCTTCCTCGCCATGCACAGCCCCTACCAGCCGGCCGGCCGGACTGGGGCGCGGTCTCCGGCGCCCCAGTGA
- a CDS encoding helix-turn-helix domain-containing protein encodes MPDDEGHPSLEEIELGPVLSALADPLRRRVVRELAAEPDGAARTCSSFGLPVSKATVTHHFRALREAGLIQQVDRGNSRMASLRRGDIEQRFPGLLGIVAAEPEE; translated from the coding sequence ATGCCCGACGATGAAGGCCACCCGAGCCTCGAGGAGATCGAACTCGGCCCGGTACTCTCCGCGCTGGCAGATCCGCTGCGCCGCCGAGTGGTGCGTGAGCTGGCAGCCGAACCCGACGGCGCGGCGCGGACTTGCAGCTCCTTCGGGCTGCCGGTCTCCAAGGCGACCGTCACGCACCACTTCCGTGCACTGCGCGAGGCCGGGTTGATCCAGCAGGTCGACCGGGGCAACAGCCGGATGGCCAGCCTGCGCCGGGGCGACATCGAACAGCGGTTTCCTGGACTGCTGGGCATCGTGGCAGCCGAGCCGGAGGAGTGA
- a CDS encoding sensor histidine kinase, translating to MTTVTTEPFVHPALFYRGQDEYLHGTVPFVRDGLKAGEPVAVAVPGPNLAILKAALGEDAAHVRFLDMTEAGRNPGRIIPKVLRAFADAHRHTRVRIIGEPIWAGRSSVEYPACVQHEALINPAFQGRDVTILCPYDAERLDEQALADAYATHPLVISGGEERLSTAYAPEHVVARYNQPLEQPGAAEELAFHAGLLPDVRHFAVDQAARFGLSGTRLEDVALIVAELTTNSVRHGGGSGSLRMWTDGGQVVCEVQDSGHLDDPLVGRRPPARDQLGGRGLLMVHYLADLVRIHTGPEGTAIRCYINRC from the coding sequence ATGACGACAGTCACCACCGAACCGTTCGTTCACCCCGCTCTGTTCTACCGAGGGCAGGATGAGTACCTGCACGGCACGGTGCCGTTCGTCCGCGACGGCCTGAAGGCCGGGGAACCGGTGGCGGTGGCCGTGCCCGGGCCGAACCTGGCCATCCTCAAGGCGGCTCTGGGCGAGGACGCTGCACACGTGCGTTTCCTCGACATGACCGAAGCGGGGCGCAACCCCGGACGCATCATCCCCAAAGTGCTGCGCGCCTTCGCGGACGCCCACCGCCATACGCGGGTGCGGATCATCGGCGAGCCGATCTGGGCCGGTCGCAGCAGCGTGGAGTACCCGGCCTGCGTCCAGCACGAGGCGCTGATCAACCCCGCGTTCCAGGGCCGGGACGTGACCATCCTGTGCCCCTACGACGCCGAACGCCTCGACGAACAGGCACTCGCCGACGCCTACGCGACCCACCCCCTCGTCATCTCCGGCGGCGAGGAGCGGCTGAGCACCGCCTACGCCCCCGAGCATGTGGTCGCGCGTTACAACCAGCCCCTGGAGCAGCCGGGGGCGGCCGAGGAACTCGCCTTCCACGCCGGCCTGTTGCCAGACGTCCGGCACTTCGCAGTGGATCAGGCCGCGCGGTTCGGCCTCTCCGGCACCCGCCTGGAGGACGTGGCTCTGATCGTGGCCGAGCTGACCACCAACAGTGTGCGGCACGGAGGAGGTTCCGGCAGCCTGCGGATGTGGACCGACGGTGGCCAGGTGGTGTGTGAGGTGCAGGACAGCGGGCACCTGGACGATCCGCTGGTCGGCCGTCGCCCGCCCGCCCGGGACCAACTGGGCGGCCGGGGCCTGCTGATGGTGCACTACCTCGCCGACCTCGTGCGCATCCACACGGGCCCCGAGGGTACGGCCATCCGCTGCTACATCAACCGTTGTTGA